Proteins found in one Verrucomicrobiota bacterium genomic segment:
- a CDS encoding biotin carboxylase N-terminal domain-containing protein produces the protein MFTKILIANRGEIACRIIKTAQKLGIKTVAVFSYADRDARHVILADEAINIGPAPSRESYLAMDKIIAACKASGAQAIHPGYGFLSENAEFARQVEEAGITFIGPKHETIAAMGNKLAAKQMAAAAGMNCVAGVNEVVETVERAAELARGIGYPVMLKANTASGPKGLQVARNDQETVEGFDICLKEARNGSGVGGVYVEKYIEEARHVEVQLVGDRHGNVISLYERECSMQRGFQKVIEEAPSPFISEATRRAMCEQAVLLAKTVQYQGAGTVEFVVGKDQRFYFLEMNTRLQAEHPVTECITGLDLVELTIRVAAGEKLPLTQAEVRRHGWAIECRISAEDPFRNFCASTGRLVRFHPPVETMFAADMTRLNGVRVDTGVQEGGEIPVHYDRMIAKLIVHGKDRRDALGRMREALNGFVIRGVSTDILFQVALLAQPGFVKGDFHTGFIAEHYGKGFRAEDVPHDDKNFLVALAAFVHRQYRHRATGISGQMEGHEVEVNEDFAVVTMGQRGHRVTTPAKVTHFDNKTGTSVVTVGSAHYKICSPTKLGAILIDGLCNDKPFIAQAERGGGKNPLAIRVSHNGTQIEAMVLSPRAAELYSMMPCKAPPVRDRVVRSPMHGLLVDVAVQPGQKVLAGERVVVIDAMKMETALLAEADGVVAKVLATKGTSLVVDQPIIEFV, from the coding sequence ATGTTTACCAAAATTCTGATTGCTAACCGCGGCGAGATCGCCTGCCGGATTATTAAGACGGCCCAGAAACTGGGAATCAAAACGGTGGCGGTATTTTCCTATGCCGACCGGGATGCCCGGCACGTGATTCTGGCCGACGAAGCCATCAACATTGGACCCGCTCCCAGCCGGGAAAGCTATCTGGCGATGGATAAAATCATCGCGGCCTGTAAAGCATCTGGAGCGCAGGCGATTCATCCCGGCTACGGTTTTCTGAGTGAGAACGCGGAGTTTGCCCGGCAAGTGGAGGAAGCAGGGATCACGTTCATTGGTCCGAAGCACGAAACCATTGCGGCGATGGGGAACAAGTTGGCGGCCAAGCAGATGGCCGCTGCAGCCGGGATGAACTGTGTGGCTGGGGTGAACGAGGTGGTTGAAACGGTGGAGCGTGCCGCGGAACTCGCCCGGGGTATCGGATATCCGGTCATGCTCAAGGCGAATACAGCGAGCGGGCCCAAAGGTTTGCAGGTTGCGCGCAACGACCAGGAAACCGTCGAGGGATTTGACATCTGCCTCAAGGAAGCGCGGAACGGTTCCGGCGTCGGCGGGGTGTACGTGGAGAAGTACATCGAGGAGGCGCGGCATGTGGAAGTGCAGTTAGTCGGAGACCGGCATGGCAATGTGATCAGCCTGTACGAACGGGAATGCTCGATGCAGCGCGGTTTTCAAAAGGTGATCGAGGAGGCTCCATCCCCATTCATCAGCGAAGCCACCCGCCGGGCCATGTGCGAGCAAGCCGTGCTATTGGCCAAGACGGTGCAGTATCAAGGGGCGGGAACGGTCGAGTTTGTGGTGGGCAAGGACCAGCGCTTTTATTTTTTGGAAATGAACACCCGGCTGCAGGCGGAGCATCCGGTGACGGAATGCATCACCGGCCTTGACCTGGTGGAACTGACGATCCGGGTGGCGGCCGGTGAAAAGTTGCCGCTGACGCAAGCGGAAGTGCGGCGTCACGGCTGGGCGATTGAATGCCGGATCAGCGCGGAAGATCCATTCCGGAATTTTTGCGCTTCAACCGGGCGGCTGGTGCGGTTTCACCCGCCGGTGGAGACGATGTTTGCGGCGGACATGACGCGCCTGAACGGGGTGCGGGTGGATACGGGAGTGCAGGAGGGCGGGGAAATCCCGGTACACTATGACCGCATGATCGCCAAGTTGATCGTGCACGGAAAGGACCGGCGTGACGCGCTGGGCAGAATGCGCGAGGCGCTGAATGGCTTCGTAATTCGCGGGGTATCCACGGATATTTTATTCCAGGTGGCGCTGCTTGCGCAGCCGGGGTTTGTGAAGGGTGATTTCCACACGGGGTTCATCGCGGAGCATTACGGCAAGGGGTTCCGGGCGGAAGATGTCCCCCACGATGATAAGAATTTCCTGGTGGCGTTGGCAGCCTTTGTTCACCGGCAATACCGGCATCGCGCCACCGGCATCAGCGGGCAGATGGAGGGGCATGAGGTGGAGGTAAACGAGGATTTCGCGGTGGTCACCATGGGGCAGCGGGGGCACCGTGTGACCACCCCGGCCAAGGTAACTCACTTCGATAATAAAACAGGCACCAGCGTGGTGACGGTGGGCAGCGCACATTATAAAATCTGCAGTCCGACCAAGCTGGGAGCCATTCTCATTGACGGGTTGTGCAACGACAAGCCGTTCATTGCACAGGCGGAACGTGGCGGCGGCAAAAATCCGCTAGCTATTCGGGTATCGCATAATGGCACGCAGATTGAGGCGATGGTCCTTTCGCCGCGCGCGGCGGAACTCTACTCCATGATGCCATGCAAGGCGCCCCCCGTGAGAGATCGCGTGGTGCGGTCGCCCATGCACGGGCTGCTGGTTGACGTGGCGGTACAACCTGGGCAGAAAGTGCTGGCTGGAGAACGCGTGGTGGTGATTGACGCCATGAAGATGGAAACGGCTTTGCTGGCGGAGGCTGATGGAGTGGTCGCCAAGGTGTTGGCCACCAAGGGCACAAGTCTGGTCGTGGATCAACCGATTATTGAGTTTGTGTAA
- a CDS encoding acyl-CoA carboxylase subunit beta, protein MQDILDQLEKKREAARSGGGKKRIDAQHKKGKLTARERLELLLDEGTFEEWDMFVEHRCVEFGMEQNKVPGDGVVTGYGMINGRLVFVYSQDFTVFGGALSETHAEKICKVMDHAMQVGAPVIGLNDSGGARIQEGVASLGGYAEVFQRNVLASGVIPQISLIMGPSAGGAVYSPAITDFIFMVKDSSYMFVTGPDVVKTVMHETVTAEQLGGALTHTTKSGVADLAFDNDVEALLMVRRLFNYLPLNNRQKAPVRKSGDPADRIDMSLDTLVPANPSQPYDMKELVLKVVDDGDFFELQPAYATNVIIGFGRMEGQTVGIVANQPMVLAGCLDIKSSIKAARFVRFCDAFSIPVITFVDVPGFMPGTAQEYDGIIKHGAKLLYAYAECTVPKITVITRKAYGGAYIVMASKHLRGDVNFAWPNAEIAVMGSKGAVEIIFREGKDDPAKLAAKEAEYKARFANPFVAGARGFIDDVILPHETRKRICRSLVMLRDKKLENPWRKHGSIPL, encoded by the coding sequence ATGCAAGATATTCTTGATCAACTGGAAAAGAAGCGTGAAGCCGCCCGATCGGGTGGTGGTAAAAAGCGCATTGATGCACAACACAAGAAGGGCAAACTCACGGCCCGTGAGCGGTTGGAACTGCTGCTCGACGAAGGCACGTTTGAGGAGTGGGACATGTTCGTGGAGCACCGGTGTGTGGAGTTCGGCATGGAACAAAATAAGGTGCCTGGAGACGGCGTGGTGACGGGCTACGGCATGATTAATGGTCGTTTGGTATTTGTTTATAGTCAAGACTTTACGGTGTTTGGTGGGGCGTTAAGCGAAACCCATGCCGAGAAAATTTGCAAGGTGATGGATCATGCCATGCAGGTGGGCGCTCCGGTGATCGGCCTGAACGACTCTGGCGGCGCACGCATTCAGGAGGGTGTCGCGTCATTGGGAGGGTACGCGGAAGTTTTCCAGCGCAATGTGCTGGCCAGTGGTGTCATACCACAAATCAGCCTGATCATGGGGCCAAGCGCTGGTGGTGCGGTGTATTCGCCAGCGATTACCGATTTCATCTTCATGGTCAAGGATAGCTCCTATATGTTTGTCACCGGCCCGGATGTGGTCAAAACCGTCATGCATGAAACGGTGACGGCGGAGCAGTTGGGCGGTGCATTGACACATACCACTAAAAGCGGGGTGGCCGACCTTGCATTTGATAATGATGTCGAGGCGCTGTTGATGGTGCGCCGACTGTTTAACTACCTCCCGCTGAACAATCGCCAGAAAGCGCCGGTTCGTAAAAGCGGGGATCCGGCGGACCGGATCGATATGTCGTTGGATACGCTGGTGCCGGCTAATCCAAGCCAGCCTTATGACATGAAGGAGTTGGTCTTGAAAGTCGTGGATGACGGTGACTTTTTTGAACTGCAACCCGCCTATGCCACCAACGTCATCATTGGCTTTGGCCGGATGGAAGGGCAAACAGTGGGGATCGTGGCCAATCAACCCATGGTACTGGCCGGGTGTCTGGATATCAAAAGTTCCATCAAGGCGGCGCGATTTGTACGTTTCTGCGATGCCTTCAGTATTCCGGTCATCACCTTTGTGGATGTGCCCGGCTTCATGCCTGGTACGGCCCAAGAGTACGACGGCATCATCAAGCACGGCGCCAAGTTATTGTACGCCTACGCGGAGTGTACGGTCCCCAAAATCACGGTGATCACCCGCAAAGCGTATGGCGGGGCCTATATCGTGATGGCTTCCAAGCATTTACGCGGGGATGTGAATTTTGCCTGGCCGAATGCCGAGATTGCGGTGATGGGGTCCAAGGGAGCGGTGGAAATCATTTTCCGCGAGGGCAAGGACGATCCAGCCAAGCTGGCGGCGAAGGAGGCCGAATACAAGGCGCGTTTTGCCAATCCATTTGTGGCTGGGGCGCGCGGTTTCATTGACGACGTGATCCTGCCGCATGAGACGCGCAAGCGTATTTGTCGTTCGTTGGTCATGCTGCGCGATAAGAAGCTGGAGAACCCATGGCGCAAACATGGCAGCATTCCGCTGTGA
- a CDS encoding efflux RND transporter permease subunit, translating to MNLIQTTLRRPITVLVIILGLALSAGIAIQRMSRDVFPPLGIPTIYVAQPYGGMDPAQMEGYLSYYYEYHFLYITGIEHVESKSIQGASIMKLQFHPGTDMSQALSETISYVNRARAFMPPGTVPPFVTRFDAGSVPVGYLVFSTTNASRTVGQMQDAALNLVRPLFATLPGVSAPPPFGGSARSILVNVKPDRMRALGLSPEDIVQAMTQANTISPSGNMNLGDKYPIVPVNAVVKNIKDLEGVPLRVHATGAVFLRDVATVEDASDVVTSYALVNGRRTVYMPVTKRADASTLSVVELVRENLARFQSVVPDDIKVTYEFDQAPVVRRAIRDLIKEGALGALLTGLMVLLFLRDWRSAFIVVINIPLALLAACLALWLTGQNINLMTLGGLALAVGILVDEATVTVENIHAHVTRGSSLARAALNATRETALPRLLAMLCVLAVFIPAFFMQGAAKALFVPLTLAVGFSMVASFLLSSTLVPILSIWFLRGHDQEVQDASFFARLQAAYGRVLSGVVAARWLLVPLYLGAALLVGWFFGARLGTEIFPSTDAGQMALRVRAPTGTRVELTEQLALKTLSLIQREAGADNVALTMGLVGVHAANYPVNLIHLWNGGPEEAWLAIQFKPDAPVKVSALKERLRAVFANELPGVRISFEPSDIVSRVMSFGSPTPIEVAVSGPNLAANKEFADKIHAKMKAIPFLRDVHFAQSLDFPTVEVNVNRERAGLLGVKVGDVTRSLVAATTSSRFTVANYWADPNSGVSYNLQVQIPQTKTTSLEDLQNLPVSGTAGKTVLLRNVAKLAPGTAVGQYERYNMARVVSITANLHGADLGQVAREITRVLEEVGAPPPKMRVDVRGQIVPMRQLFDGFRSGLIIAVVVILLMLAANFQSLRLALAVLSTVPAVLVGVVLTLWVTSTTLNIQSAMGAIMAVGVAVANAILLVTFAERARTAGAAPTDAAIEGARSRLRPILMTSLAMIAGMLPLALGLGEGGDQTAPLGRAVAGGLALATLATLWVLPPVFAMIMGRTVRSPSLDPDDPASPQYAPVK from the coding sequence ATGAATCTGATTCAAACTACTCTGCGCCGCCCCATCACGGTACTCGTAATCATTCTCGGCCTTGCCCTGAGCGCCGGCATCGCCATCCAGCGTATGTCCCGCGACGTGTTCCCGCCCTTGGGGATTCCCACCATCTACGTCGCGCAGCCTTATGGGGGCATGGATCCTGCCCAGATGGAGGGTTATCTCAGCTACTATTATGAGTATCACTTCCTTTATATCACCGGCATCGAACACGTCGAGTCCAAGTCCATCCAGGGTGCCAGCATCATGAAGTTGCAGTTTCACCCGGGAACGGACATGTCCCAGGCGCTTTCCGAAACCATCAGTTACGTCAACCGCGCCCGTGCCTTCATGCCGCCGGGCACAGTACCGCCGTTTGTGACCCGCTTTGACGCTGGCAGTGTGCCGGTGGGGTATCTGGTCTTTTCCACCACCAACGCCAGCCGGACCGTCGGTCAGATGCAAGACGCCGCCCTGAACTTGGTCCGCCCCTTGTTTGCCACCCTGCCGGGGGTGTCCGCCCCTCCGCCATTCGGCGGTAGCGCGCGCTCCATTCTGGTAAACGTCAAGCCGGACCGCATGCGCGCATTGGGGCTATCGCCAGAAGACATCGTTCAAGCCATGACGCAGGCCAATACGATCAGCCCCTCGGGCAACATGAATCTGGGGGACAAATACCCCATCGTACCCGTCAATGCCGTCGTCAAAAATATCAAGGATCTGGAAGGCGTCCCCCTGCGTGTCCATGCGACGGGGGCCGTATTTTTGCGGGACGTGGCCACGGTGGAAGACGCCTCGGACGTCGTAACCTCCTATGCGCTGGTGAATGGGCGGCGCACCGTCTATATGCCCGTGACCAAACGCGCCGATGCCTCGACGCTCTCGGTGGTGGAACTGGTTCGGGAGAACCTCGCCCGATTCCAAAGCGTGGTGCCGGATGATATTAAGGTGACCTACGAGTTCGACCAGGCGCCGGTGGTACGTCGCGCCATCCGAGACCTGATCAAGGAAGGCGCCTTGGGAGCATTGTTGACGGGCTTGATGGTATTGCTGTTCCTGCGCGACTGGCGCAGCGCGTTCATCGTGGTCATCAACATTCCGCTGGCTTTGCTGGCCGCCTGCCTGGCGCTATGGCTTACCGGCCAGAACATCAACCTGATGACTCTGGGCGGCCTGGCTTTGGCAGTGGGCATCCTGGTAGATGAGGCCACGGTCACAGTGGAGAATATTCATGCGCATGTCACCCGCGGCAGTTCGCTGGCCCGCGCCGCGCTGAATGCCACGCGCGAGACCGCCCTACCCCGCCTGCTCGCCATGCTGTGCGTGCTGGCGGTGTTCATTCCAGCCTTCTTCATGCAAGGCGCGGCCAAAGCGTTGTTCGTGCCGCTCACGCTGGCCGTGGGCTTTTCAATGGTGGCGTCGTTCCTGCTTTCCAGTACGCTGGTGCCCATCCTGTCCATCTGGTTTCTGCGCGGGCATGATCAGGAGGTTCAGGATGCCTCATTTTTTGCCCGGCTTCAGGCAGCGTATGGCCGGGTCCTGAGCGGCGTGGTTGCAGCGCGCTGGCTGCTGGTTCCCCTTTACCTCGGTGCCGCCCTGCTAGTGGGCTGGTTTTTCGGTGCCCGCCTCGGCACGGAGATTTTCCCATCCACGGACGCCGGCCAAATGGCACTGCGAGTGCGGGCACCCACCGGCACCAGGGTGGAACTGACCGAGCAACTGGCGCTCAAGACCCTGTCGCTAATCCAACGTGAGGCGGGCGCGGACAACGTCGCATTGACCATGGGGTTGGTGGGCGTGCATGCGGCCAATTACCCGGTCAATCTGATTCATCTCTGGAACGGCGGGCCCGAGGAAGCCTGGTTGGCCATCCAGTTCAAGCCAGACGCACCGGTGAAAGTCAGTGCGTTGAAAGAACGGCTGCGGGCGGTCTTCGCGAACGAACTGCCGGGCGTGCGGATATCGTTCGAACCGAGCGATATTGTCAGCCGGGTGATGAGTTTTGGCTCGCCTACGCCCATTGAAGTGGCCGTCAGCGGGCCGAATCTGGCGGCCAACAAGGAGTTCGCGGACAAGATTCACGCCAAAATGAAGGCGATTCCGTTCCTGCGCGACGTGCATTTTGCTCAGTCGCTGGATTTCCCAACGGTGGAAGTGAACGTGAACCGCGAGCGCGCCGGGCTTCTGGGCGTCAAAGTCGGCGATGTCACCCGCTCACTGGTGGCCGCCACCACCTCCAGTCGCTTCACGGTGGCCAACTATTGGGCCGATCCGAACTCGGGCGTCAGCTACAACCTGCAGGTGCAAATCCCGCAAACCAAAACCACCTCGCTGGAAGATCTGCAAAACCTCCCGGTGTCCGGCACGGCGGGGAAAACGGTGCTGCTCCGCAATGTGGCCAAGCTCGCACCCGGCACCGCCGTCGGCCAGTACGAACGCTACAACATGGCGCGCGTGGTCAGCATTACGGCCAACCTGCACGGCGCGGACCTGGGCCAGGTAGCCAGGGAAATCACCCGGGTGCTGGAGGAAGTCGGCGCGCCACCGCCCAAAATGCGCGTGGATGTGCGCGGCCAGATCGTTCCCATGCGGCAACTCTTTGACGGCTTCCGATCCGGTCTGATCATCGCAGTGGTGGTGATCCTGCTCATGCTGGCAGCCAATTTCCAATCACTCCGGCTCGCCCTGGCGGTATTGTCCACCGTGCCAGCGGTACTGGTGGGCGTGGTACTGACGCTGTGGGTCACCAGCACCACCCTGAACATTCAATCGGCCATGGGGGCCATCATGGCAGTGGGCGTGGCCGTGGCCAACGCCATCTTGCTGGTGACTTTTGCCGAACGCGCCCGCACCGCCGGGGCCGCGCCAACCGACGCGGCAATCGAGGGTGCCCGCAGCCGTTTGCGTCCCATTCTAATGACCAGTCTGGCAATGATCGCCGGCATGTTGCCGCTGGCACTCGGCTTGGGCGAAGGCGGCGACCAGACGGCACCGCTGGGCCGGGCAGTCGCGGGCGGCCTTGCGCTGGCCACGCTAGCCACGCTATGGGTGCTGCCACCCGTCTTTGCCATGATCATGGGGCGGACTGTGCGCTCGCCGTCACTCGACCCGGATGATCCCGCCAGCCCGCAATACGCACCCGTAAAATGA
- a CDS encoding efflux RND transporter periplasmic adaptor subunit — translation MSNCAQVILATLLSLPLQATDAPKPMEVKTSKPARGEIVRYVTIPGTIKANQQATLYAKTAGYLKRIAVDKGDRVKAGVLIAEIESPELESELIRSRAEVVRAKAETVRTSAELEIAQLMSNRMKQAQQQSSDLVTPQSVDEAKARLASAQANCEVSKANEAVTQANVTRLETLLAYTRITAPFDGVVTGRSVDPGAFIPAATSGSAAQSAAMVTVMEFSTVRIQVAMPEVESVLVREGQPVKTTVEALPSRVFESKVSRIAGALDEATRTMLIEADLPNPQHELRPGMYATVKVGVEKHTAALLVPAEALVMEKANAFVFLNAGGKAHKTAIQIGFNDGNKVEVLSGLSGTEPVLLVGKLPITDGSPINAIEAQ, via the coding sequence ATGTCAAACTGCGCCCAAGTAATCCTGGCCACCTTGCTCTCCCTCCCCCTTCAGGCTACCGATGCGCCCAAGCCCATGGAGGTAAAAACATCCAAGCCCGCGCGCGGGGAAATCGTGCGTTACGTCACGATCCCCGGCACCATCAAGGCCAACCAGCAAGCCACCCTCTACGCCAAAACCGCCGGTTACCTCAAACGCATCGCCGTGGACAAAGGCGACCGAGTCAAGGCCGGGGTTTTGATTGCGGAAATTGAGTCCCCTGAACTGGAGAGCGAATTGATCCGCAGCCGTGCCGAAGTCGTGCGTGCCAAAGCCGAAACCGTTCGTACCAGCGCGGAATTGGAGATCGCACAACTCATGTCCAACCGGATGAAGCAGGCCCAGCAACAGTCGTCCGATCTGGTTACCCCGCAAAGCGTGGATGAAGCCAAGGCTCGCCTTGCCTCCGCCCAAGCCAACTGCGAAGTCAGCAAAGCCAATGAAGCGGTCACGCAGGCCAACGTGACGCGCCTCGAAACCCTCCTAGCCTACACCCGCATCACCGCGCCCTTTGACGGCGTCGTCACCGGGCGCTCCGTGGATCCAGGCGCATTTATCCCGGCCGCCACCTCCGGCAGTGCGGCACAATCTGCCGCCATGGTAACCGTCATGGAATTCAGCACGGTACGCATCCAGGTTGCCATGCCGGAGGTCGAGTCCGTGCTGGTGCGCGAGGGCCAACCGGTTAAAACCACGGTAGAAGCGCTCCCAAGCCGGGTATTTGAAAGCAAAGTCAGCCGGATTGCCGGCGCATTGGATGAGGCCACACGCACCATGTTGATTGAAGCCGATTTGCCGAACCCTCAACACGAATTGCGGCCCGGCATGTATGCCACGGTCAAGGTGGGCGTGGAGAAACATACGGCGGCCTTGCTGGTGCCGGCCGAAGCGTTGGTCATGGAAAAGGCCAATGCATTTGTCTTCCTCAACGCCGGCGGCAAGGCGCACAAGACCGCCATCCAGATTGGTTTTAATGACGGCAATAAAGTCGAAGTCTTAAGCGGACTGTCGGGCACAGAACCGGTACTGCTGGTTGGCAAGCTGCCGATCACGGATGGCAGTCCCATCAACGCGATTGAGGCCCAATGA
- a CDS encoding TolC family protein — protein sequence MSFCADAPSTTGTPPGNQLMVIDLPTTLRLAGAKNLDVQLARERLNEAKANHSSAQTKFFPWVSPGIAYRRHDHLSQDTAGNVYNVHRDSYAPGATINAQLDLGEAIYQSLAAKQMVKAYDHALEASRQNSVMAAAHGYLELVYAQSATDVAQESVRIATEYTRQLENAAAAGIAFKGDVFRARVQQEHNQLAVKRAAEQHRVAGLRLAQMLRLDPTVMLTAADASLAPMQLVDTNTTIESVVMETLRTRPELKQNQALIAAARNNRESVKYGPLIPSIGVSGFLGGLGGSAESGPSRFGNQEDLYVNLGWRLGPGGLFDSSRIRASTARLKTAELTQEKICDELTRQAIEALVHYQSLRGQLDSASRALAAAEESLSFARQRKEFAVGVVLETIQSEQDLTRTRLEYLKIIAEFNKAQYLLQQTMGKL from the coding sequence ATGAGTTTTTGCGCCGACGCCCCTTCTACGACGGGCACGCCCCCCGGAAACCAGCTCATGGTGATTGATCTGCCCACGACGTTACGACTGGCCGGGGCCAAAAATCTCGACGTCCAGCTTGCCCGCGAACGCCTGAACGAGGCCAAAGCCAATCATTCCTCCGCGCAAACCAAATTTTTCCCGTGGGTCAGCCCGGGCATCGCCTATCGTCGGCACGACCACCTGTCGCAGGATACGGCGGGCAACGTGTACAATGTCCATCGCGATTCCTATGCGCCGGGTGCGACCATCAATGCGCAACTTGATCTGGGCGAAGCCATCTACCAATCGCTGGCTGCCAAACAAATGGTCAAGGCTTACGATCATGCCCTGGAGGCCTCCCGACAGAACAGCGTTATGGCCGCCGCGCACGGGTATCTGGAACTTGTTTATGCGCAATCCGCCACCGACGTGGCGCAGGAATCCGTGCGCATCGCCACGGAATATACCCGGCAGCTTGAAAACGCGGCGGCGGCGGGGATCGCCTTCAAAGGGGATGTCTTCCGGGCGCGGGTGCAACAGGAACACAACCAACTTGCGGTAAAACGGGCGGCGGAACAACACCGCGTCGCCGGTTTGCGACTTGCCCAAATGTTACGGCTCGATCCCACCGTAATGTTGACGGCGGCGGATGCGAGCCTGGCGCCCATGCAACTGGTGGACACGAATACCACCATTGAATCGGTCGTGATGGAGACCTTGCGCACGCGTCCGGAACTCAAGCAAAACCAGGCATTGATTGCCGCTGCGCGCAATAACCGAGAAAGCGTCAAATATGGCCCGCTGATCCCCTCGATCGGCGTCTCTGGCTTCCTCGGCGGACTGGGTGGCAGTGCGGAGTCCGGCCCCTCCCGGTTTGGAAATCAGGAAGATTTATACGTGAACCTGGGCTGGCGGCTTGGCCCCGGCGGATTGTTTGATTCCAGCCGCATCCGCGCCAGCACCGCGCGCCTCAAAACCGCCGAGCTTACCCAGGAAAAAATCTGCGATGAATTGACCCGTCAGGCAATCGAGGCCTTGGTGCATTACCAATCCCTGCGGGGACAATTGGATAGCGCCTCACGCGCCTTGGCTGCCGCCGAAGAAAGCTTGAGCTTCGCCCGCCAGCGCAAAGAATTCGCTGTCGGCGTCGTGCTGGAAACCATTCAATCCGAACAGGACCTCACCCGCACCCGCCTGGAATACCTGAAGATCATCGCCGAATTCAACAAGGCCCAATACCTGCTTCAGCAGACCATGGGTAAATTGTAG
- a CDS encoding TIM barrel protein — MTTIPNSVISRRQFAKLGGASLATLALAWRFAPLAQAAGNKIPIGVQLYSVRKECEKDLPPVLEAIGKMGYKGVEYAGYYKRNAEELRKLMDANGLVCCGTHTAMSTIEQANLKATIEFNKTLGNKYLIVPSMPKQRAGTKQAWLDTAKYFNDVADQLKADGMYTGYHAHGGDFKPVEGEVPWDLFFGNTKQEVIMQLDTGNCIGGGADPVAVLKKYPGRARTIHLKESGGPKEAVIGGGDIKWKDVFTICETGGTQWYIVEHERGGPDPVNDIKRCLESLKAMGKA; from the coding sequence ATGACAACTATACCAAACAGCGTTATCTCACGCCGGCAGTTTGCGAAACTGGGCGGTGCCAGTCTCGCCACGTTGGCCCTCGCTTGGCGCTTTGCGCCTCTGGCCCAGGCCGCCGGCAACAAAATCCCCATCGGCGTGCAGCTCTATTCCGTACGCAAAGAGTGCGAAAAGGATCTGCCGCCCGTGCTCGAAGCCATCGGCAAGATGGGCTACAAAGGCGTGGAATACGCCGGCTACTATAAACGCAATGCCGAGGAATTGCGCAAGCTGATGGATGCCAACGGACTGGTTTGTTGCGGCACGCACACCGCCATGAGCACCATCGAACAAGCCAACCTCAAGGCCACCATCGAATTCAATAAAACCCTGGGAAACAAATACCTCATTGTCCCCAGCATGCCCAAGCAACGCGCCGGCACCAAACAGGCCTGGCTGGATACCGCCAAGTATTTCAATGACGTGGCGGACCAATTGAAGGCAGATGGCATGTACACCGGCTATCATGCGCATGGCGGGGATTTCAAACCGGTGGAAGGTGAAGTGCCGTGGGATTTGTTCTTTGGCAATACCAAGCAGGAAGTGATCATGCAGCTCGACACCGGCAACTGCATCGGCGGCGGCGCTGATCCGGTGGCCGTGCTAAAGAAATATCCGGGCCGCGCCCGCACCATTCACCTCAAAGAATCGGGCGGTCCCAAGGAAGCCGTGATCGGCGGCGGGGACATTAAATGGAAAGACGTCTTCACAATTTGTGAGACCGGCGGCACCCAATGGTACATTGTCGAACATGAACGCGGTGGACCCGATCCGGTGAACGACATCAAACGTTGCCTGGAATCCTTGAAAGCAATGGGCAAGGCATAA